The Thermococcus eurythermalis genomic sequence CTCCACTCGCTCATAACTAGAGCGGCATCGAGCCACTCCGCCAGCTCCTCGGCGTTGCCAACGGTCGCGCTCAGGGCCAGAATCTGGGCCCGCCCGAGCATGTGGGTGAGAATCATCTCAAGCGTTGCCCCCCTGTCGTAGGAGCCTATGAGGTGAACCTCGTCAGCAACGACGAGCTTTACGTCTCTAATCCACCTGGCCCCGTGCCTGAGGAGTGAGTCAAACTTCTCAGCTGTGGCCACTATTATGTCGTACTTCCCGAGCCAGTCGTCGGTTGAGTCATAATCACCCGTCGTCGCGGCGACCCTAAGGCCTAGGCTCTCCCACTCCTTGAACTCTCGGTATTTCTCCTCCGCCAGGGCCTTGAGCGGGACGAGGTAGACAGCCTTGCCCCCCTCGCGGAGAAGCTTGTCCACCATAACTATCTCGCTCACGAGGGTCTTTCCGCTCGCCGTTGGAATGGCTAAAACGAGGTTCCTGCCCTCCAGCACCCCGCTCTTCAGCGCCTCGGCCTGGGGTGGATAAAGCTCCTCTATGCCCCTCTCCTTGATGACCCGTTTAAGCCTCTCATCAACAGGGAGTTCATCAACTTTCATTCTCCCTCAGCTCCACATTCCATTGGCCGGCGGTTTTATATGTCTATTGTCCCAATGGGAGATGGGATGCGGTATGGAAATAGAGGTGCCCTACGTCCTGTTCAGGACAAAATCCGGGGTTTATGGACTGGACAGCTATTTCTACCCCGCTCTGGAGAGAGCTGAGCACAGGGCGGCCCTGCTTAGAAAGATGGAGCTAAAACCGCTCCCACAGGTCAGCGGGGAGTACCACGTAACCCCAGACAACGTGAAGGACATCCTCAGGGAGCTTGCCCTCGAACTGTACAGGCTCGCGGGCAGGAGCTTTGATGAGAGGAGCAAACACATGAGGCGCTGGAACATACTCCGCTTTCTGGGGATTCCCTCAGGCTACCTCAAAAACCTGAAGAAGGACGAGGAGCTGGCGGGAAGGATAAGGAGGGTTCTGCTGGCACTCTCGATTGTAGAACACGTCCTCGGGATAAAAGGCCCCTCAGACCTGGAGAACCTCTCAGTTGAGCCCCTTGGATGGGCCGTCTTCAGGCTGGAAGTGATGGACGGAAAACCAGTTGACCCTGTTTATGCACAGCTCTACGAAGACGACGCCGGTTTCAGAAGGGCCCTTTTCGGGCTCCTGCAGAAAGAAAAAGGTTTAGAAAAGGAAAGGTCATGACTTGGCGTAGAGCCAGCAGGCCACGTAGTGATCCTTCTCGACCTCAACAAGCGGTGGCTCCTTCTTGTCGCAGAGCCCGGCCTTGGCAAAGGGACACCTCGGGTGGAAGTGACATCCCTCCGGCGGGTTTATCGGGCTCGGCGGCTCGCCTTCTATCCGGGCACGCTTCTTCTTGAGCTCCCTTGCCAAGTCGGGGTCAGGGACGGGAATCGCCGAGAGGAGCATCTGGGTGTATGGGTGCAGTGGATTCTCGAATATCTTCTCAGCCGGGCCGACTTCCACGAGTTTTCCGAGGTACATCACACCCATCCTGTGGCTCATGTACTTGACGACACCGAGGTCGTGGCTGATGAAGAGGTAAGTGAACCCGTACTTCTTCTGGAGGTCCTTGAGCATGTTGAGAATGTTCGCCTGAACCGAGACGTCAAGAGCTGAGGTTGGCTCATCGAGCACGATAAACTCCGGCTTGAGGGCGAGGAGCCTTGCGAGGGCTATCCTCTGCCTCTGTCCTCCTGAGAACTCGTGGGGGTAGCGGTAGAGGTGCATCTCGTTAAGGCCGACACTTTCGAGCAGGTCTATGACGAACTCCTCCGGGTCGTCAACCGGGATGCCGTGGAAGCGGACCGGCTCCATTATGACTTCAAAGACAGTCTGCCTCGGGTTCAGGGAGGAATATGGGTCCTGGAACATTATCTGGGCCCTTCTCCTGAACTCCTTCATCTCGTCGCCTTTTATCGTGGTGACGTCCTTACCGTCAAAGATTATCTTTCCGGACGTTGGCTCTATGAGCCTCAGTATCGTCCTTCCCGTTGTCGTCTTTCCACAGCCGCTTTCACCCACCAGTCCGAAGGTTTCACCCCTGTTTATCTCGAAGCTTATGCCGTCAACGGCCTTAACGTATCCTATAGTTCTGAAGAGTCCCCTGACGGGGAAGTACTTTTTGAGGTTTTCAACCTTGAGGAGCGGTTCCATCGTCACCACCTCAGTACAGATGGCAGGCCACGAAGTGGCCGGGTTCTAACTCCTTCAGCTTCGGCACTTCACTTCTGCACCTCTCGGTCGCGTAGGGGCACCTCGGGTGGAAGCGGCATCCCTTCGGAGGGGTTATCAGGTTGGGCACGGTTCCAGGTATTGCCTCAAGCCTCTCTATCTTCGCCAGCGGGTTCGGAACTGCCCTCAGCAGGCCCTTTGTGTACGGGTGGAGCGGGTTTTTGAAAATCTGGTCAACGGAGCCTATTTCGACGATTTTGCCCGCGTACATGACAGCAACACGGTCCGCCATCTCGGCGACGACACCCATGTTGTGCGTGATGAGTATCACCGTCGTGTTGTACTCCTTCTTGAGCTTGTTCATGAGGTCGAGTATCTGCGCCTGGACAGTTACGTCAAGGGCCGTGGTCGGCTCGTCCGCTATCAGAATCTTCGGGTCGTTGGAGACACCGATTCCAATGACGACACGCTGTTTCATACCACCGCTGAGCTCGTGCGGGTAGTTCTTGACCCTGTTCTCCGGGTCTGGAATTAGGACGCGCCTGAGTATATCAACGGCCTTTCTGAAGCCTTCTTTCCAGCCCTCCACAGTCCCGTGAACCACCATGGCCTCGGCAATCTGATAGCCGACCGTGTAAAGCGGGTCGAGAGAGGCGTGGGGGTCCTGGAATATGTAGGCTATCTCCCTGCCCCTTATCTTCCTGATTTCCTCTTCGCTGAGCTTCAGCAGGTCTATGGTAGACCCGTCGTCCCTGTGGTAGAGCACTTTGCCCTTGACAATCCTTCCAGGGCTCTCTATCAGCTGGGTCAATGCCCTCGACGTGACGCTCTTTCCACAGCCGGTTTCTCCAACGAGGGCGAACGTTTCTCCCCTGTAGACGTCGAACGAAACGTCCTCTATCGCCTTGACTATGCCTGCATAGGTGTAAAAGTGAACAGTGAGGCCGCGGACTTCGAGTATGGGCTCAGGCATTCTCCTCACCCTCCTTTTCCTCCATCTGCTTCTGTTTCTTCACCTTGAACTCTATGCTGCGCCTCATCTTGGGGTCGAGTATGTCCCTAAGGGTGTCACCGAGGAGGTTCCATCCGAGGGCCACGATGAGTATCATGAAGCCCGAAAACGTGACTAGCCACCACTTCTCAGGGAAGTACTGGGAGCCGTCGTAGACTATCCTACCCCAATCCGCTATCGGCGGGGTCGCACCGAGACCGAGGAAGCTCAGGCCGGCCTCCATGAGGATAACGCCACCGAAGTCGAGGGTTATGTAGACCAGTATCGGGCCCACGATGTTTGGTAGGATGTGCTTGAACATTATCGTCCTGGAGCTCAGTCCTATCGCCCTCGCCGCCTCAACGTAGAGCTTCTCCCTCTCCGTCAGAGTTGAACCCCTGGTTATCCTCGCATATGCCGGCCACCAGACTATGACCATCGCCAGTATGACCGCCAGCAGCTTTCCGAGGTTTCCTGCCTCCTGCGGCTCCAGCGCGAATATCCTGAGGAACAGGGTCTCGAAGAACTCGTGATTGCTGATGAAGGACTGCAACCTATCCGGCAGGACGGCGGAGAACGCTATGGCAAGGATTAACGCCGGGAACGCAAGGAACATATCGGTTATACGCATTATGAGCTCGTCTATCTTTCCCCCGTAGTAGCCCGCAACAAGGCCAAGGATTATGCCGAGGGGCACTCCGAGGACTATGACTATGATTGATATCACGAACGACGTCCTTGCTCCGTAGAGGATTAGGCTCAGCAGGTCCCTACCGTAGTGGTCGGCACCGAGGGGATAGGTTATTGTCTTGTCGGCGAACGGCAAATACGCCTTGGTGCCGGGGGGCGCGAGGTAGGTGGTCATGTTCTCAAGGGCGGGGAAATAGCGGTAGCTCCACGGCGCAATGCTCGGTCCAAAGATGCCGAGGAAGATGAAAATCCCTATCAGGAAAAGGCCGATTAACCCGGGGGGCGAGCGGTTGAGGGCGTAGAGCATCAGCTTCCATTCTTCCATCTTCGAGCGGTTCTTATTCTTCCAGTCCTTTTTGAAGAGGGATATGAACGAGCCTATTGCATCGACGAGCTTGTCAGCGAGCCTGTCAAGAATCCCCTTCTTGTATTCTTCCTGCGTCATGTCACCACCACCTCAGTACCTCACCCTCGGGTCAACGACCGCGTACAGTATGTCCACTATCAGGTTGGTCGTCACGAAGATCAGGGCGAAGATGAAGGTTATCGCGACCACCGCCGGGAAGTCGAGGTTCCTTATGGCGTCCAGGACGTAGGAACCCATTCCAGGCAGTCCGAAGACGGTCTCGGTGATCGGAGTTCCTCCGAGCAGTCCGCCGAACTGAAGGCCCAAAACGGTCAGGATTGGGACGAGGGCGTTCTTCAGGGCGTGCCTGTATATCCTGAGCTTGGGGACGCCCTTCGCCTTGAGGAAGGCCACGTAGTCACTGCTGAGGGCCTCAAGGAACGAGTTCCTCACGAACCTGGCGAGGACTCCAGAGCCGGTAAATCCAAGGGTGAGGCCCGGAAGCCAGAGCCTGTGGATGTGCTGGGCGAACGTCGAGAAGTCCCCCGTAAGGAGCGCGTCTATCATAGGGACGTGAGTTATCACACGTTCGGGTGGAGCCGGGAAGCCCGCCAGGGTTATGACACGCCACTTGACGAAGAAGATGTACATGAGCATGTATCCCAGCCAGAATATGGGCATTGAAACACCGGTCAGGGCGAATATCCTAACCACGGTATCAATCCACGTGTTCCTCTTGAGCGCGGCGAGTATACCGAGTGGAAGACCTATTATCAGGATGAAAAAGAACGCCACCAGCGTCAGCTCAAACGTTACCGGAAACCTCTTTTCGATATCGTCAAATACGTAATTCGACGTCCTCGGGTCAACAATCTTGTTCCTAGCGAGCCCACTAACCAAAAACCAGTACTGCTCGTACCAGGGGTCGTCCATATGGTACTGCTCACGTATCCTCTGGATTGCATCAGGGGTAGCCTTTTCTCCACCCGCCCACGCCCTTGCGGGGTCGGCGGGGATGACATAGGCGATAAGGAACACAATAAGAGTGACTCCAATTATTGTGGGTATAAACGTCAAGAGCCTCCTGACGAGGAACTTCTTAAGGTTGGCCAACTTTGCTCACCCCCTTGCCGTGCATGTCGTTAGAAAATAGAAAAGAAATGGAAGCTTCATTCAGAGACGTTAACCTCAAGGCTCTTGAACTCGGTGGCACCGTAGAGGAACGGGCCAACCCAGTTGTCGGAGTCGAGGTAGTCCGGAACCCATCCGACGACGTAGACGTCGTAGTCGCCGTGCTCGGTCTTGCTGAGGTAGGTCGGCCAGTTGTAGCTGTTCACGGTGACCTGGAAGCCGAGCTGGCTCCAGACGTTCTGTATGAGGGTCATAATCTTCTCACGGGCGGCGTTGCCCTCGTTGTAGATGAGCTCGATGGAGTACTTGCTCGGGTCAATCCCGGCCTCCTGGAGAAGTTGCTTGGCCTTGTTGATGTCGTAGGTGTACTTGGTGATGCCCTCCTCCATGTATCCCGGCCACGGCTTGGGTATCGGGCCGTAGTTGGGCTCCAGGAGTCCCTGGTAGACGAGCTGCCTTATCTGGTCGTACGGAATGGCGTAGGCAAGGGCCTGCCTGACCTTCGGGTTGTTGAAGGGCTCCTTCTGGGTGTTGAAGACGAGGAACGTCAGAATCGGCTGGAGGATGTCGGTCTTAACGACCGAGTGGAAGCCGTTGAGCTCAAGGCCCTTCACGCTGTCCATCTTCTCAGGCGGTATCGCGACGACATCGGCAGTACCGGTCTTGAAGAGGTTTATCCTGGCCTGGGCGTCGTTGTTGATGACGTAGATGACGTACTTGTGACCTGGGCTGCCCGTGGCGTTCCAGTAGTGCGGGTTGTACTCGAGGACTATGTAGCTGTTCTCCTGGTAGTCCTTGACGTAGAACGGTCCGGTTCCAACGGGCTTCTGATGCATGAGCTGGTGGGTCGGGTCGTCCTTGCCGGACTGGAGGTAGTCCCACCACGCGCTCGGGTCGTGGCCGTTGTTGCTGGCCTGCAGGGCCTCTTGGTACTTGTCGCCGAGGAGGTACTCCATCGGGACGACGCTGAGGAACGGGTCAGCGAGGATGCTCAGAACCGGCGCGTACGGGTTCGGGAGGACGAGCTTGAAGACGCCCGCGGTCTCGCCGCTGTATCCGAAGAACTGCTTGAGCTCCTCAACGGAGTGGATTTCCTTGACCTGACCGTTGAACTCGGCGATGAGCGGGTTGTCCTTGAGGTAGCCATCAAGCTCCTCCTCGCTAATCGCCGCCGAGTTGTTGACGTCCATAAAGCTGTCGACCATCCAGCTGACGCTGTGTCCGAGCCTCTCGACGCGGAGGAACGTGAAGGCCACATCGGTAGCGTCTATCGGGTAGGTCTTGTCGTTCCACGGGTCATATGCTTTAACTCCACCGCGGATGAGGAAGTACCACTCGGTGCCCTCCTTGTTGTGGGCCCAGGCAACCGCCAGGTCGGGGCTGACGGTCTCGGTGTTCTCCTTCCAGTAGGTGACGAGGGTGTCGCCAATCTCGTGCCAGAGCTCCCATCCAAAGGTCTCGTAGGTCATTGCCGGGTCAAGGCTCTCCGGCCAGCCGATTGTGGCTATGACGTAGGTCTCAGGGTCGTTCTTGTAGTCCTTGATACCAATCTTGACTGAGGGGGCGTTCGAGTCCTCGCTGAGGAGGTCGTAGCGCTCGGCAAGGGTCGGGTGGTAGTAGCGGCCCTTCACCCAGTCCCAGTAGACACGGAGCTGCTTGTTCTGTCCGAGAATGGCCTCAGGCACAAGCTGGTTTCCGAGTATGTAGAGGGCCTTGAAGATTTCAGTTCTGACCTCGGGGTTGGTCTCGCGCCTCGCCGCTATGACGAGGGCATCAACATGCTCGTCCCTGAAGAACGCGGGGTTAATCGCACCGAATCCCTGGCCCTGCTCCATGAGGGTCTTGACATCGGGGGTGTTCTCCGTGTCAACCTCGTAGCTGACCCTTATGACCTTCTTTCCTGAGGGAAGGTCCACCGTCGGTTCAGCCCCCTTAGGTCCGACAACAACTACGCTCTTATCGGTCGTGACGACATAGACTTTGCCCATCTCCAGGACGCCGGTCTGAGCTGGCTGTGACGAAGTTTCACCCGGCGAGGTCGTCTGCTGGGTGCCGGTTGTGGTTTCGCTTTCACCACCGATGCAGCCGCTGGCCACTGTCGAAAAAACAACCAAAAAAACAACCAGCATGGCTATTGTAGCTCTGCTTTTCATTAATACCCACCTCTGTACATCTAGGGCATTGTTATATATGTACATGCCAAATAATAAACCTTTCGAAATACAAATGGGGCCTAAACCCCAACTATCATACACAATAGTTGTGTTAAGTACAACATGCACCCAACTTGTGGGACTCAAGAATCTGTCCCGACTACGAAAAGCTTAAATGAACGGAACTCGCATTAGGAAATGAAGAAAATTCCGGCGGTGATACCCATGGTTAGGGCGTATGTTTTGTTGACAGTCGAAATTGGAAAAGTTGAGAGTGTGATTGAGGCACTCAAGCAGATACCCGGCGTCACCAAGGCGGACGCCGTGACCGGCCCCTACGACGCCATAGTCCACATCGAGGCAAACGACCTCGGTGAGCTTACCAGGAAGATCCTCCACGACATCCACAACATCGACGGCGTCATAGACACTACCACTGCCATTGTCGTCGAGACGGAAGAGTGACTACTTCCTCCTCTTCTTAGTCTTGCCCTTCTTGGGCTTTGTCCTTGAACGGAGTTCTCTAATCTTCTCCGCAATCATTTTTAGGCTCTTCCCCTTTCCGTACTGGCTCTCAACCACAAGAAAGCCGTACGTCCTGAGCTCCTCGTCCAGGCCAGAAAGGCGGGGGTTAAGCTTGGTGTGGTCCTTCTCAACGACATTCATACCGAGAACTACGACGGCGTCTTCTATTTCAGAAAACCTGGGCGCCTCAACGGCGAGGTTCTTTGGGACGGCTCTCCCATACTTCCTGCTCAGCCTTGAGTCAAGCTCGCTCGGCCATACTACAAACCTCATTTTCCCACCCGACAAGGTTTAAAAGATTTGCAGTTAAAAACCCTTTTGGTGAAGGGCATGGCCATTAAAGACCTCAAAAAAGATGCACTCAGCCGTATGACGCCTGGGGACGTTGTTTTAATCGAGTACCAGTCACGAGAACCCATAGAGAACCTCGCATGGGGCGAGCTCCTGCCCGCGATAGCCCCTGGTGGAGTGGTTGTGGTGGACTTCTTTGGGCTTGGCGAGATTCTGCTGAGGAAGTTCGTGAGAAAAGAAAATGTGGACTACTCTGCCACTCTGGAGATCCTCAGGAGCCTGAAAGTCGTGAAAGTTGGGCCCGGGACAGTGACCTACGGTGAAATCCTTGAGGATGTAGTGCCGAGCTACGACTCACACACATTCCTCAGGAACTACCACTCAATAATGAGCAAGATATCGAGGCTCCCACAGAAGCCGAAGTACATGGTGACCTTCGGGCTGAGCCACTACATTCACTTTTCCCCCGAGGACGCCGTTAAGGCGATTCTAACCGCCGTGAGCACAATCCCCGGCGAAGACCTCATCATAATAAACTTCATCAACACGGATATCGTAGACCGCCCCCACCTGGCGATACTCGAAGAGCTGAGCACGGCGATAGTCGAGGTCTCCAAGGGGGAGTTCAAAGTCTACAAGGACGGTGGTATCGGTGATTGAGAAAGGAAGCAGAGTCCTCCTCGTCGATAAGCGCGGGAAGCGCTACCTCGTGAAGGTGGAAGACCGGGAGTTCCACACGGACCTCGGAATACTTAAACTGGGAGAACTCATTGGCAAGCCCTACGGGAGCAGGATAGAAACCCACAAAGGCGAGACCTTCGTTGCGCTCAAGCCGGACATCAACGATATAATAGCGAAGATGAAGAGGGGCCCCCAGATAGTGCACCCCAAGGACGCTGGTATAATAATAGCCTACGCAGGTATCTCGC encodes the following:
- a CDS encoding ABC transporter permease, translated to MTQEEYKKGILDRLADKLVDAIGSFISLFKKDWKNKNRSKMEEWKLMLYALNRSPPGLIGLFLIGIFIFLGIFGPSIAPWSYRYFPALENMTTYLAPPGTKAYLPFADKTITYPLGADHYGRDLLSLILYGARTSFVISIIVIVLGVPLGIILGLVAGYYGGKIDELIMRITDMFLAFPALILAIAFSAVLPDRLQSFISNHEFFETLFLRIFALEPQEAGNLGKLLAVILAMVIVWWPAYARITRGSTLTEREKLYVEAARAIGLSSRTIMFKHILPNIVGPILVYITLDFGGVILMEAGLSFLGLGATPPIADWGRIVYDGSQYFPEKWWLVTFSGFMILIVALGWNLLGDTLRDILDPKMRRSIEFKVKKQKQMEEKEGEENA
- a CDS encoding ABC transporter ATP-binding protein — translated: MEPLLKVENLKKYFPVRGLFRTIGYVKAVDGISFEINRGETFGLVGESGCGKTTTGRTILRLIEPTSGKIIFDGKDVTTIKGDEMKEFRRRAQIMFQDPYSSLNPRQTVFEVIMEPVRFHGIPVDDPEEFVIDLLESVGLNEMHLYRYPHEFSGGQRQRIALARLLALKPEFIVLDEPTSALDVSVQANILNMLKDLQKKYGFTYLFISHDLGVVKYMSHRMGVMYLGKLVEVGPAEKIFENPLHPYTQMLLSAIPVPDPDLARELKKKRARIEGEPPSPINPPEGCHFHPRCPFAKAGLCDKKEPPLVEVEKDHYVACWLYAKS
- a CDS encoding signal recognition particle protein Srp19, which produces MRFVVWPSELDSRLSRKYGRAVPKNLAVEAPRFSEIEDAVVVLGMNVVEKDHTKLNPRLSGLDEELRTYGFLVVESQYGKGKSLKMIAEKIRELRSRTKPKKGKTKKRRK
- a CDS encoding ABC transporter substrate-binding protein; its protein translation is MKSRATIAMLVVFLVVFSTVASGCIGGESETTTGTQQTTSPGETSSQPAQTGVLEMGKVYVVTTDKSVVVVGPKGAEPTVDLPSGKKVIRVSYEVDTENTPDVKTLMEQGQGFGAINPAFFRDEHVDALVIAARRETNPEVRTEIFKALYILGNQLVPEAILGQNKQLRVYWDWVKGRYYHPTLAERYDLLSEDSNAPSVKIGIKDYKNDPETYVIATIGWPESLDPAMTYETFGWELWHEIGDTLVTYWKENTETVSPDLAVAWAHNKEGTEWYFLIRGGVKAYDPWNDKTYPIDATDVAFTFLRVERLGHSVSWMVDSFMDVNNSAAISEEELDGYLKDNPLIAEFNGQVKEIHSVEELKQFFGYSGETAGVFKLVLPNPYAPVLSILADPFLSVVPMEYLLGDKYQEALQASNNGHDPSAWWDYLQSGKDDPTHQLMHQKPVGTGPFYVKDYQENSYIVLEYNPHYWNATGSPGHKYVIYVINNDAQARINLFKTGTADVVAIPPEKMDSVKGLELNGFHSVVKTDILQPILTFLVFNTQKEPFNNPKVRQALAYAIPYDQIRQLVYQGLLEPNYGPIPKPWPGYMEEGITKYTYDINKAKQLLQEAGIDPSKYSIELIYNEGNAAREKIMTLIQNVWSQLGFQVTVNSYNWPTYLSKTEHGDYDVYVVGWVPDYLDSDNWVGPFLYGATEFKSLEVNVSE
- a CDS encoding ABC transporter permease; this encodes MANLKKFLVRRLLTFIPTIIGVTLIVFLIAYVIPADPARAWAGGEKATPDAIQRIREQYHMDDPWYEQYWFLVSGLARNKIVDPRTSNYVFDDIEKRFPVTFELTLVAFFFILIIGLPLGILAALKRNTWIDTVVRIFALTGVSMPIFWLGYMLMYIFFVKWRVITLAGFPAPPERVITHVPMIDALLTGDFSTFAQHIHRLWLPGLTLGFTGSGVLARFVRNSFLEALSSDYVAFLKAKGVPKLRIYRHALKNALVPILTVLGLQFGGLLGGTPITETVFGLPGMGSYVLDAIRNLDFPAVVAITFIFALIFVTTNLIVDILYAVVDPRVRY
- a CDS encoding Lrp/AsnC family transcriptional regulator codes for the protein MVRAYVLLTVEIGKVESVIEALKQIPGVTKADAVTGPYDAIVHIEANDLGELTRKILHDIHNIDGVIDTTTAIVVETEE
- a CDS encoding DUF257 family protein, which produces MAIKDLKKDALSRMTPGDVVLIEYQSREPIENLAWGELLPAIAPGGVVVVDFFGLGEILLRKFVRKENVDYSATLEILRSLKVVKVGPGTVTYGEILEDVVPSYDSHTFLRNYHSIMSKISRLPQKPKYMVTFGLSHYIHFSPEDAVKAILTAVSTIPGEDLIIINFINTDIVDRPHLAILEELSTAIVEVSKGEFKVYKDGGIGD
- a CDS encoding ABC transporter ATP-binding protein, which produces MPEPILEVRGLTVHFYTYAGIVKAIEDVSFDVYRGETFALVGETGCGKSVTSRALTQLIESPGRIVKGKVLYHRDDGSTIDLLKLSEEEIRKIRGREIAYIFQDPHASLDPLYTVGYQIAEAMVVHGTVEGWKEGFRKAVDILRRVLIPDPENRVKNYPHELSGGMKQRVVIGIGVSNDPKILIADEPTTALDVTVQAQILDLMNKLKKEYNTTVILITHNMGVVAEMADRVAVMYAGKIVEIGSVDQIFKNPLHPYTKGLLRAVPNPLAKIERLEAIPGTVPNLITPPKGCRFHPRCPYATERCRSEVPKLKELEPGHFVACHLY